The Alosa alosa isolate M-15738 ecotype Scorff River chromosome 9, AALO_Geno_1.1, whole genome shotgun sequence genome includes a region encoding these proteins:
- the slc35a3a gene encoding solute carrier family 35 member A3a, whose translation MASTHLKYLSLGVLVFQTTSLVLTMRYSRTLQGDGPRYLASSAVVTAELLKILACVMLVFKEHSYSVRALNSMLRQEIVHKPVETLKLAIPSGIYTLQNNLLYVALSNLDAATYQVTYQLKILTTALFSVSMLGRKLGVYQWLSLLILMGGVALVQWPSDSPSSPEKEPLSSGSQVVGLVAVLVACCSSGFAGVYFEKILKETKQSVWVRNIQLGMFGLVFGVIGMFAYDGDRVREHGMFQGYNSLTCVVVALQALGGLVIAAVIKYADNILKGFATSLSIILSTLISYFWLEDFVPTSVFFMGAVLVIVATFLYGYEGKPSTNPSRA comes from the exons ATGGCTTCCACCCACCTGAAGTACCTGTCTCTAGGTGTGCTGGTGTTCCAGACCACATCTCTGGTGCTGACCATGCGCTACTCTCGCACTCTACAAGGAGATGGTCCAAGATACCTGGCCTCCTCTGCGGTGGTGACTGCTGAACTGTTGAAAATTCTTGCATGTGTCATGCTGGTCTTCAAAGAGCACA GTTACAGTGTCCGTGCCCTGAACAGTATGCTGAGACAGGAGATTGTACACAAACCCGTGGAGACCTTGAAGCTGGCCATTCCCTCTGGAATCTACACGTTACAGAACAACCTACTGTACGTCGCTCTCTCCAACCTGGATGCAGCCACTTATCAG GTGACGTACCAGCTGAAGATCCTGACCACGGCCCTGTTCTCCGTGTCCATGCTGGGCAGGAAGCTGGGGGTGTACCAGTGGTTGTCTCTGCTCATCCTCATGGGCGGTGTGGCGCTGGTACAG tGGCCCTCTGACTCGCCCTCGTCCCCGGAGAAGGAGCCGTTGAGCTCGGGCTCCCAGGTGGTGGGGCTGGTGGCCGTGCTGGTGGCCTGCTGCTCCAGCGGCTTCGCCGGCGTCTACTTCGAGAAGATCCTCAAGGAGACCAAGCAGAGTGTCTGGGTCAGGAACATCCAGCTTG GGATGTTTGGCCTGGTTTTCGGTGTGATTGGCATGTTTGCGTATGATGGAGATCGGGTGAGGGAGCATGGAATGTTCCAGGGCTATAACAGTCTCACTTGTGTTGTGGTCGCTCTTCAG GCTCTTGGTGGACTGGTAATAGCTGCTGTAATCAAATATGCGGACAACATCTTAAAGGGATTTGCCACATCGCTCTCCATCATCCTCTCCACACTCATCTCCTACTTCTGGCTTGAAGACTTTGTGCCCACCAG TGTCTTCTTCATGGGAGCAGTGCTGGTCATTGTGGCCACCTTCCTTTATGGCTATGAGGGCAAGCCCTCCACAAACCCAAGCCGGGCTTGA